The proteins below come from a single Ignavibacteriales bacterium genomic window:
- the recR gene encoding recombination mediator RecR: MLIAEPLQKAIDELSKLPSIGNKTAQRLALHILKSESQTVDALVKSLIELKEKIRFCEVCFNIATEEKCEICTSQKRNRSLMCVVEDASDVIAIERTNEYNGVYHVLGGVLNPLAGVMIDSLKIRELLLRLQTNEVKEIILALNPNSEGDATSVYLMNTLKNLNIKVSRIARGLPIGGDLEFADSATIGRAFIGRISVQ, translated from the coding sequence ATGCTGATAGCCGAACCGTTACAAAAGGCAATAGATGAATTAAGCAAGCTTCCTTCCATAGGGAATAAAACTGCACAACGGCTTGCTCTCCATATTTTGAAAAGTGAATCTCAAACCGTTGATGCTTTAGTCAAATCACTTATCGAATTGAAAGAAAAAATTAGATTTTGTGAAGTTTGTTTCAACATTGCGACCGAAGAAAAATGTGAAATTTGTACAAGCCAAAAACGGAATCGTTCATTGATGTGTGTAGTAGAAGATGCAAGCGATGTGATTGCGATTGAAAGGACGAATGAGTACAACGGAGTGTATCACGTTCTTGGCGGAGTATTAAATCCATTAGCCGGAGTTATGATTGATTCTCTTAAAATAAGAGAATTACTTTTGCGATTACAAACGAACGAGGTGAAAGAAATTATTCTAGCACTTAACCCAAATTCAGAAGGCGATGCAACTTCTGTTTATTTGATGAATACGTTGAAAAACTTGAATATAAAAGTCTCAAGGATCGCACGGGGACTTCCTATTGGCGGAGATTTGGAATTTGCAGATTCGGCAACAATAGGACGTGCATTTATTGGTAGAATATCAGTACAATGA
- a CDS encoding YbaB/EbfC family nucleoid-associated protein: protein MKFNLGGLMKLNMNDMMKQVQKMQADMAKIQSELENKTVTEESGGGMVKATANGKKELVSLSIDEEIAKSGDREMLEDLVVAAVNKALQAAGKMAEDELGSVTKGMLPPGMNIPGF, encoded by the coding sequence ATCAAATTTAATCTCGGAGGATTAATGAAATTGAATATGAACGACATGATGAAGCAAGTGCAGAAAATGCAGGCTGACATGGCAAAAATACAATCTGAATTGGAAAATAAAACTGTTACTGAAGAGAGCGGCGGCGGTATGGTTAAAGCTACTGCTAACGGGAAAAAAGAACTAGTATCCCTTTCAATTGATGAAGAAATTGCGAAAAGCGGCGATAGAGAAATGCTTGAAGACTTAGTTGTTGCAGCAGTAAATAAAGCTTTGCAAGCTGCCGGTAAGATGGCAGAAGATGAATTGGGTAGCGTTACTAAAGGAATGCTCCCTCCGGGCATGAACATTCCGGGGTTTTAA
- a CDS encoding phosphatidylserine decarboxylase family protein yields MITKYGLTTFLFCAGFSLVLIIGSLLIQNGWIKYPLLVFSIAFLLFSLNFFRDPERTPPNKKNVVLSPADGKIVIVKDVFEGEYIKGKATQISIFMSPLNVHVNRIPIDGKIDYLKYVAGEYLVAFHEKADKRNERTEIGILSSHGKVFFTQVAGFIARRIVCDLKIGDSVKMGNRFGMIKFGSRSDVVVPANWKLKVKLGDEVTAGETILFEIE; encoded by the coding sequence ATGATTACAAAGTATGGGCTAACTACATTTTTATTTTGTGCGGGATTTTCTCTTGTACTAATTATAGGTTCATTATTAATTCAAAACGGATGGATCAAATACCCACTTTTGGTTTTTTCTATTGCTTTCCTTCTTTTTTCATTAAATTTTTTCCGTGACCCGGAACGAACACCTCCAAATAAAAAAAATGTAGTTCTTTCTCCCGCCGATGGAAAAATTGTTATTGTAAAAGATGTTTTCGAAGGAGAATATATAAAAGGTAAAGCAACACAAATTTCTATTTTTATGTCTCCTCTTAATGTGCATGTTAACCGAATTCCGATTGACGGCAAAATTGATTATCTCAAATACGTTGCCGGAGAATATTTAGTTGCATTTCATGAGAAAGCAGATAAACGAAATGAGCGTACTGAGATTGGAATTTTAAGCAGTCATGGAAAAGTATTTTTTACACAAGTAGCCGGTTTTATTGCCAGACGAATCGTTTGTGATTTGAAAATTGGCGACTCCGTTAAGATGGGAAATCGTTTCGGTATGATAAAATTCGGAAGCCGTTCAGATGTTGTTGTTCCAGCTAACTGGAAGTTAAAAGTTAAACTTGGCGATGAAGTTACAGCCGGCGAGACAATTCTTTTCGAGATTGAATAA
- the pssA gene encoding CDP-diacylglycerol--serine O-phosphatidyltransferase → MKKYLFQKSFIANTVTTFNVLCGFLSIVFASQPNFRLAAIMIIAAAIFDMLDGIVARLLGTSSRFGVELDSLSDVVSFGAAPAFLIYKAYAFQFGGWGILLSSLLLIFGALRLARFNIQVEDLNTKGDFKGLPIPMQALTIALFVLSFHHDGKIIEPYDDFVIPIVLLLSLLMVSKIRYNALPKLRDKNFRDKFFLFAILIGVLILALLTNGEILFYVIFGIVIFGILRKIYLLIVNKKDENGKKTVENNGV, encoded by the coding sequence ATGAAAAAATACTTATTTCAGAAATCATTTATTGCAAATACGGTTACAACATTTAATGTTTTGTGCGGATTCCTTTCAATTGTGTTTGCATCTCAACCAAATTTCCGGCTCGCTGCCATAATGATTATTGCCGCGGCTATTTTTGATATGCTTGACGGGATCGTTGCCAGGTTACTTGGAACTTCAAGCCGTTTTGGTGTTGAACTTGATTCTCTCTCCGATGTAGTAAGTTTTGGAGCGGCGCCGGCTTTCTTAATCTATAAAGCATACGCCTTTCAATTTGGCGGCTGGGGAATTTTGTTGAGTTCATTGTTACTGATTTTTGGTGCGTTAAGACTAGCACGCTTTAATATTCAAGTCGAAGATTTGAATACAAAAGGTGACTTCAAAGGATTACCGATACCTATGCAAGCTTTAACAATTGCACTGTTCGTCTTATCCTTTCATCACGACGGGAAAATCATAGAACCTTATGATGATTTTGTTATTCCAATAGTTCTATTACTCTCTCTCTTAATGGTAAGTAAAATCCGTTATAATGCTTTGCCAAAACTTCGTGATAAAAATTTCAGAGATAAATTCTTTCTGTTTGCCATATTGATAGGTGTGCTGATATTAGCTCTTCTTACAAATGGTGAAATTTTATTCTACGTTATTTTTGGAATTGTAATATTTGGAATTCTTCGAAAGATATATTTGTTAATTGTGAACAAAAAAGACGAGAACGGGAAAAAAACAGTGGAGAATAACGGTGTATAA
- the purS gene encoding phosphoribosylformylglycinamidine synthase subunit PurS, producing MYKATVIVKRRPKILDPEGKAVEQGAKLLGFNNVKKTRIGKYIEFFVDASDKTVAEKEVREYSEKLLSNPIMEDFEFTLEEVK from the coding sequence GTGTATAAAGCAACTGTCATAGTAAAACGACGACCAAAAATTTTAGATCCTGAAGGAAAAGCTGTTGAGCAAGGCGCTAAACTACTCGGATTTAATAATGTGAAAAAAACCCGTATAGGCAAATACATTGAGTTTTTTGTTGATGCAAGCGATAAAACTGTTGCTGAAAAAGAAGTGCGTGAATACAGCGAGAAACTCCTTTCAAATCCAATAATGGAAGATTTTGAATTCACCTTGGAAGAAGTGAAATGA
- the purQ gene encoding phosphoribosylformylglycinamidine synthase subunit PurQ yields the protein MKPKFGVVVFPGSNCDHDAYYAVKKILGYQSEFLWHKEKDLKGSDVIILPGGFSYGDYLRTGAIARFSPIMEAVYKFAEKGGIVIGICNGFQILLELGLLPGVMIRNESLKFVCKDVYLKVEHNDNIFTKSVHQKVLKIPVAHGDGNYFADENTLKELETNKQVLFRYVSPEGNSGSEFNPNGSLGNIAGIINRKKNVMGLMPHPERCCDPILGNTDGALLFKSVAENYLN from the coding sequence ATGAAACCGAAATTCGGAGTTGTTGTTTTCCCCGGTTCTAATTGCGATCACGATGCCTACTATGCTGTCAAAAAAATATTAGGTTACCAATCGGAATTCCTTTGGCATAAAGAGAAAGATTTAAAAGGGAGTGATGTTATAATTCTTCCCGGAGGATTTTCTTACGGAGATTATCTGCGTACAGGTGCTATTGCAAGGTTCTCACCAATAATGGAAGCAGTTTATAAATTCGCAGAAAAAGGCGGTATTGTAATTGGGATTTGTAATGGCTTTCAAATTTTACTTGAATTAGGTCTTTTGCCAGGTGTAATGATTAGGAACGAATCATTAAAATTTGTTTGCAAAGATGTCTATTTGAAAGTTGAGCACAATGATAATATTTTCACAAAATCTGTCCATCAAAAAGTTTTGAAAATTCCCGTTGCACACGGAGACGGCAATTATTTTGCAGATGAGAATACGCTGAAAGAACTCGAAACAAATAAGCAAGTGCTATTCCGTTACGTTTCACCGGAGGGTAATTCCGGTAGCGAATTCAACCCTAATGGTTCTCTAGGGAACATTGCCGGTATTATAAATAGAAAGAAAAATGTTATGGGTCTTATGCCGCATCCCGAACGATGCTGTGACCCTATACTCGGGAACACCGACGGAGCTTTGTTGTTCAAATCAGTAGCAGAAAATTATTTAAACTGA
- a CDS encoding twin-arginine translocase TatA/TatE family subunit: MGNLGAGEILLIVLVVLILFGSKKIPELAQGIGKGMREFKKALNDVQEDIKITDKPESKEEKK; encoded by the coding sequence ATGGGCAATCTTGGAGCTGGAGAAATACTTTTAATTGTACTAGTAGTTTTAATTCTTTTCGGATCGAAAAAAATTCCTGAACTTGCTCAAGGTATCGGCAAAGGAATGAGAGAGTTCAAAAAAGCTTTGAACGATGTTCAAGAAGACATTAAAATTACAGACAAACCAGAATCAAAAGAAGAGAAAAAATAA